A single window of Sparus aurata chromosome 22, fSpaAur1.1, whole genome shotgun sequence DNA harbors:
- the LOC115573621 gene encoding echinoderm microtubule-associated protein-like 1 isoform X1, whose amino-acid sequence MAAGTLEGDAHMEELLDQDQDQDQDQGLGMEETDHGLLRRPSMKESYHSDSLLAPDTDFMTDDRSSAASGLDVADRLTYLEQRMQMQEDEIQLLKMALADVLKRLNISEEHHAAAAAGRRPSGAKARPVSLALPSRPPMLTSSTASVKKSSTLPSSSTARNYSPTPPRSGVKSPLGSVKDSPCKSATSRPTSSASTCRKPQDSSKSKEAAVSVGSRRVTHCKVTMQIYLSPLARKTGSSEAAKSAAAVPANSGPAATPQAKLGGRPPAKKTTPSFTLNLQKTTSSQNAAQEVSSYKSPLKSPSQYFQICY is encoded by the exons ATGGCTGCGGGGACACTGGAGGGGGACGCACacatggaggagctgctggaccaggaccaggaccaggaccaggaccagggcCTGGGGATGGAGGAGACGGACCACGGCCTGCTGAGGAGGCCCTCGATGAAGGAGAGCTACCACAGCGACTCCCTGCTGGCACCCGACACCGACTTCATGACAG ATGACCGCAGCTCGGCAGCCAGCGGCCTGGACGTGGCCGACCGGCTGACCTATCTGGAGCAGAGGATGCAGATGCAGGAGGACGAGATCCAGCTGTTGAAGATGGCGCTGGCCGACGTCCTCAAGAGGCTCAACATCTCCGAGGAGCACCacgctgctgccgccgctggCAGGAGGCCGTCAGGAGCTAAAG CGAGGCCGGTGTCCCTCGCTCTGCCCTCCAGACCGCCCATGTTGACCTCCAGCACCGCCTCCGTGAAGAAGAGCTCCACGCTGCCCTCCAGCTCCACGGCCAGGAACTACAGCCCGACACCACCTCGCAg CGGTGTGAAGAGCCCGCTCGGCAGTGTGAAGGACAGTCCGTGTAAGTCGGCTACGTCACGACCCACGTCCTCCGCCTCCACCTGTAGGAAACCTCAGGACAG CAGCAAGTCCAAGGAGGCTGCAGTGAGCGTAG GGTCGAGGCGTGTGACACACTGCAAAG TGACTATGCAGATCTATCTGAGCCCCCTCGCAAGAAAGACTGGGTCTTCTGAGGCCGCCAAGTCAGCGGCGGCGGTGCCGGCCAACAGCGGGCCCGCGGCCACGCCTCAGGCCAAGCTGGGCGGCAGGCCACCGGCGAAGAAGACGACCCCGTCCTTCACCTTGAACCTGCAGAAGACGACGTCCAGCCAGAACGCGGCGCAGGAAGTGTCCAGCTACAAGAGCCCGCTCAAATCCCCCAGCCAGTACTTTCAGATCTGCTACTGA
- the LOC115573621 gene encoding echinoderm microtubule-associated protein-like 1 isoform X2: MAAGTLEGDAHMEELLDQDQDQDQDQGLGMEETDHGLLRRPSMKESYHSDSLLAPDTDFMTDDRSSAASGLDVADRLTYLEQRMQMQEDEIQLLKMALADVLKRLNISEEHHAAAAAGRRPSGAKARPVSLALPSRPPMLTSSTASVKKSSTLPSSSTARNYSPTPPRSGVKSPLGSVKDSPCKSATSRPTSSASTCRKPQDSKSKEAAVSVGSRRVTHCKVTMQIYLSPLARKTGSSEAAKSAAAVPANSGPAATPQAKLGGRPPAKKTTPSFTLNLQKTTSSQNAAQEVSSYKSPLKSPSQYFQICY, translated from the exons ATGGCTGCGGGGACACTGGAGGGGGACGCACacatggaggagctgctggaccaggaccaggaccaggaccaggaccagggcCTGGGGATGGAGGAGACGGACCACGGCCTGCTGAGGAGGCCCTCGATGAAGGAGAGCTACCACAGCGACTCCCTGCTGGCACCCGACACCGACTTCATGACAG ATGACCGCAGCTCGGCAGCCAGCGGCCTGGACGTGGCCGACCGGCTGACCTATCTGGAGCAGAGGATGCAGATGCAGGAGGACGAGATCCAGCTGTTGAAGATGGCGCTGGCCGACGTCCTCAAGAGGCTCAACATCTCCGAGGAGCACCacgctgctgccgccgctggCAGGAGGCCGTCAGGAGCTAAAG CGAGGCCGGTGTCCCTCGCTCTGCCCTCCAGACCGCCCATGTTGACCTCCAGCACCGCCTCCGTGAAGAAGAGCTCCACGCTGCCCTCCAGCTCCACGGCCAGGAACTACAGCCCGACACCACCTCGCAg CGGTGTGAAGAGCCCGCTCGGCAGTGTGAAGGACAGTCCGTGTAAGTCGGCTACGTCACGACCCACGTCCTCCGCCTCCACCTGTAGGAAACCTCAGGACAG CAAGTCCAAGGAGGCTGCAGTGAGCGTAG GGTCGAGGCGTGTGACACACTGCAAAG TGACTATGCAGATCTATCTGAGCCCCCTCGCAAGAAAGACTGGGTCTTCTGAGGCCGCCAAGTCAGCGGCGGCGGTGCCGGCCAACAGCGGGCCCGCGGCCACGCCTCAGGCCAAGCTGGGCGGCAGGCCACCGGCGAAGAAGACGACCCCGTCCTTCACCTTGAACCTGCAGAAGACGACGTCCAGCCAGAACGCGGCGCAGGAAGTGTCCAGCTACAAGAGCCCGCTCAAATCCCCCAGCCAGTACTTTCAGATCTGCTACTGA
- the LOC115573621 gene encoding echinoderm microtubule-associated protein-like 1 isoform X3: MERETASGARGGKRSERVCSREERKRRKASGVVEEGTAGQQRHRDSSSASSVSHDDRSSAASGLDVADRLTYLEQRMQMQEDEIQLLKMALADVLKRLNISEEHHAAAAAGRRPSGAKARPVSLALPSRPPMLTSSTASVKKSSTLPSSSTARNYSPTPPRSGVKSPLGSVKDSPCKSATSRPTSSASTCRKPQDSSKSKEAAVSVGSRRVTHCKVTMQIYLSPLARKTGSSEAAKSAAAVPANSGPAATPQAKLGGRPPAKKTTPSFTLNLQKTTSSQNAAQEVSSYKSPLKSPSQYFQICY; encoded by the exons atggagagagagacggccTCCGGAGCCCGAGGGGGGAAGAGGAGCGAGAGGGTGTGCTCtcgagaggagaggaagaggaggaaggccTCTGGAGTGGTGGAGGAGGGCACCGCCGGCCAGCAGAGGCACCGTGACAGCTCGTCAGCATCCAGCGTCTCCCACG ATGACCGCAGCTCGGCAGCCAGCGGCCTGGACGTGGCCGACCGGCTGACCTATCTGGAGCAGAGGATGCAGATGCAGGAGGACGAGATCCAGCTGTTGAAGATGGCGCTGGCCGACGTCCTCAAGAGGCTCAACATCTCCGAGGAGCACCacgctgctgccgccgctggCAGGAGGCCGTCAGGAGCTAAAG CGAGGCCGGTGTCCCTCGCTCTGCCCTCCAGACCGCCCATGTTGACCTCCAGCACCGCCTCCGTGAAGAAGAGCTCCACGCTGCCCTCCAGCTCCACGGCCAGGAACTACAGCCCGACACCACCTCGCAg CGGTGTGAAGAGCCCGCTCGGCAGTGTGAAGGACAGTCCGTGTAAGTCGGCTACGTCACGACCCACGTCCTCCGCCTCCACCTGTAGGAAACCTCAGGACAG CAGCAAGTCCAAGGAGGCTGCAGTGAGCGTAG GGTCGAGGCGTGTGACACACTGCAAAG TGACTATGCAGATCTATCTGAGCCCCCTCGCAAGAAAGACTGGGTCTTCTGAGGCCGCCAAGTCAGCGGCGGCGGTGCCGGCCAACAGCGGGCCCGCGGCCACGCCTCAGGCCAAGCTGGGCGGCAGGCCACCGGCGAAGAAGACGACCCCGTCCTTCACCTTGAACCTGCAGAAGACGACGTCCAGCCAGAACGCGGCGCAGGAAGTGTCCAGCTACAAGAGCCCGCTCAAATCCCCCAGCCAGTACTTTCAGATCTGCTACTGA